A stretch of DNA from Bacillota bacterium:
TATCTCGTGCGAATAGCGCTCATCAGTGATGACATGACCAAGCATCCAGTCTGCGAGGGCGGTGTATTTGCCGATCACGTCTCCCAGGCCTGCCCGGATCATGTCCGCCGGAGCCCTGGCCAGGATGTTCAGGTCTGCCACTATGACGGCCGGGGGCACTGCCCGGTAGGTCCTCTTGAACCTTCTCACGGTAATCGGAGCGAGTGGTGATGGATACCCGTCCATAGAGGGTGCCGTAGCCACGGCTGCATAGGGGATGTGCGCCCTGTACGCGACGATCTTGGCGAGATCATTGATGGTGCCTGCCCCCACCGCGACCATAGCTCGGGTGTTCTCGGAGAGAGCCAAGGTGACCTCTCCCACGGCCCGCTCATCCGGGATCAGGAGCCCGTCTCGTCTGAGGATGCACTCTACGACGGAGTGGCCAGCGGCCGAGAGAATATCATGTACGGCCGAACCCGCTGCCTCATAGGTGTTCTCATCAGCGACCAAGAGGTAGTCCCCCTGAAGCCCTGCTTCATGGACCAGGCGGGGGATCTCTCCGATAGCGCCTGGGGACACAAGAACGTGCGGCACAGGCTGGACACTCATGCGCGTTCCACCATCTGTCGATCACACCCGGGTAGGGCTTCTCGGATACAGACAGGATCAAAGGTGTTGTTCCGCTGCCTCGCAGGTTGCGAGTCCGGATGCTCCAATGTTGACATCCTCCCCGGACCAAAGTCTGAGGATTCCCCGAGGCTCACGCCTTCGGGTTCCTGCTTCATCGCCCGTGCCGTGCCTGATTAACAGGCTTTGGTCTTATCGTGGCTCCACAGGCGCTTCCTGCGTGCCCCGCAGTGCAGGCTGGTTAGGCCGAAGGGTTCAGGAGCCGGAGTCCTTCCGACTCGACATTGTGAGCAGCGTTCTGATCCCGGTCATGGACTACGCCGCAAGCGGGGCAGATCCATTCCCGAACGAACAGGGGCAAGCTGTCCAACTTGTAGCCGCAATCATGACAGAGCTTGCTTGATGGGAACCACTGATCGATCTCCACCAGGGTTCTGCCATACCACTTCGCCTTGTATTCCAACTGACGGACAAGTTCACCCCATCCCACGTCATGAATTGCCTTAGCCAGCGTATGGTCACGAACCATATTCTTCACAGCCAACGACTCCGCACATACCACTTGGTTTTCGCGGATGAGCTGAGTCGTCAACTTGTGAAGCCAGTCCTTGCGCCGATCGGCAATCCGGGCGTGAATACGCGCCACCCTCAAACGTGCCTTTTCATGATTCCCGGAGCCTTTCTGCTTCCTTGCGAGTTGCCGCTGAGCTTTGGCAAGCTTCCTTTCATCCTTGGCAAAGAACCTTGGATTGTCCGCCGGGCGGCCACGACTAGGGATGACAGCATGCTGCAACCCGCAGTCGATACCTACTGTCTGTTTCACCGGGGGAAGGGGCTGAAGCTCCTCATCAACCAGGATGGAAACATGGTACCGCCCCGCCCTGTCCAAGGTTACTGTGACCGATGAAGGCTTACCTGTGAAGCGCCGGCTCCACCTGATAGGGAGAGGTTCGTCCGTCTTCGCCAGCCGAAGGTTCTCGCCATCCCAGCGAAAGGCATTGCGCATGAAAGTGGCTGACTGAACATCCTTCTTGCGCTTGAATCGCAGCTTCCCGGCTCGTTTGGCGAAAAAGTCGTTGTAGGCAGTCTGGAGATGGCGCAAAGCCTGCTGGAGCGGTACTGCGGAGACTTCGCTTAACCAAGAGGCTTCCCGCTTCCACTCGGTCAGCAATCTGGCGTCCCGGTTATAGGTGCTGCCCTTCCCACACTCCTGGTAGAGTTGCTCCCGGTTCCCAAGGGCCTTGTTCTGGACCCACCGGATACAACCAAACGTCATGATACCATGTGCAACCCGAACACACAATCGGCTTCATCCCCGGAACGAATTCCGGGGTTTTCGCCGCGACTCTCCATGGCTCGCCTTGAGTCCGCAATCAACGGGTGCTCCGATCCGAGACCGGTGCAGCAAGCGATCTTGAGAATCCTGTTGTTAGATACGAGTGAAATCTAACACATTCGTGTGAGTAAGTGGCAGGAAACCTAACAGTGCAGGGCGAATAATCACATAACCGATCGTGAGGTGACAGAGTGGTGCTTGCAGAGCAGAGACGGAGAGAGATAGTCCAGTTGGCGCGGGGCAACTCGTTCCTGTCCATTGCCTCCCTGAGCTCACGGTTTGGCGTGTCTGAGATGACGATACGCCGGGACCTCGATTGGCTTTCCCGGACTGGCCGGTTACACAGGGTCAGAGGTGGGGCCGTGATCTCCGATGATCAACTTGCGGAGCCCGCCTATTCCGAGAAGCAGCGCCAGAGTGTGGACCGGAAGTCTGCAATAGCGCGCAGAGCAGCTGAACTGATCAGGCCGGACGACGCATTGCTCCTTACCACCGGCACGACAATACGGCTCATAGCTGAGCGGATGAAGAACCTGCAGGGAATCACTGTGGTCACAAATGGGATAGATATTGCGTCCGAACTGGCACCGTGCACTGGGATCAGGACAATAATCCTGGGTGGAGATGTCAGGCGATCGTACGCTGTCGTGGGACTGGCCGCCGAGCGTGACCTGGACGCCGTCCACTACGTCGACAAGCTATTCATGGGAGTGGACGGCATCAGTTCGAGCCACGGACTTACGACCCATCACCCCATGGAGGCCAGACTCTATCACCAGATGATGAAAAAGGCGAACCAGGTCATCGTGGTGGCGGATAGCTCAAAAGTGGGTAAGTCCACCTTTTCATTCATTAACGACGTCGGGGAGGCGGACCTTCTGATCACGAACGCAGACGCAGATGCATCTGAGTGTGAACGGCTGAGGTCGCTGGGGCTTGAGATAGATAGTGTGTAGAAGTGTTAATTAGCGTTAGGTATATTACATAGCACGAGACCGTTGGGAGAGGTGGTCCCTGAGGTGGAAGGCTCAATGTGGGCGGCGCGACTTCATGCCCCGGGCAACATAGTCTGCGAAAAGGTGCCAATACCCGTCATCGGACCAGATGAGGTACTAGTGCGGGTCAAAGCTGCCGGCGTATGTGGGTCCGATCATTCCAGAGTCATGCAAACGGGCACATACTCTTACCCCACCACTGTCGGCCACGAGTTTGCTGGGGATGTGGTGGAGGTAGGCCCGGGCGTAGCGGGGTGGACGCCGGGCGACCGGGTCACGGTGATACCTCTCATCCCCTGTGGGGAGTGCCCCAGCTGCAAGTTGGGGAAGTATCATCTCTGCGATTCTTACGACTACTTCGGCTCACGGAGAGATGGAGCTTTTGCGGAATACGTGGCCGTGCCGACAGCCAATCTTCTAAGGCTTCCCGACAGTGTGGACTATGAGACCGCGGCCATGACCGATCCCGCGTCTGTGGCGCTTCATGCAGTGAGAAAAAGTGGGCTTTCGATCGGGGAATCAGTGGCCGTGCTAGGCGCAGGTCCGATAGGGGCATTCGCAATTCAGTGGGCCAAGATCGCCGGCGCTGGTCTGGTTGCAGCGACGGACGTTCAAGAACCCAAGCTCATTCTGGCAAAGGAACTCGGAGCGGATGTCACGGTCAACGCTCGAAATGAGGACCCAGTTGCGGCGCTTCATCGTGTGGCGCCCGGAGGATTCTCCAGAGTCATAGAGATAGCTGGCTCTCCGGCAGCCCAGGAGCAGGCCATTCACATTGCCCGGAAGGGCGGCGCCGTAGTGTACTGCGGCATCTCCCACGCGAGGCTCCCGCTTTCGGAGTCCAGCGTTGATGTGTTGATGAGGCGCGAAATCAGTATTGTGGGCTCCTGGAATTCCGGGTTTGCTCCCGATGAATCCACGAATGACTGGGCCACGTCCGTGCACTTCTTCGGCCAAAGGGCCCTGCGGGCGCTTCCACTCGTGACACACAGGTATGCTCTGGACCAAGTGAAGCAGGCTTTTGCTATGGCCGCAGACAGAGGCAGCTACTTCAACAAGATCTTGTTCCTGCCATAGGCCGTAGGGAGGAAGTCGGATTCTAGACGCAAGGAAGGGGGCGCACCCGGTGGGAGGAGTTGGCCGGTACGTGTTGGGGGTTGACTCAGGGACCCAAGGAGTCAGGGCCGGTCTCTACAGCCTTGATGGAGAGTGTGTCTCCTCGGGTGAACGGGAATACGGCATCGCGTTTCCGCGGCCAGGATGGGCGGAACAGGACGCCCGAGAAGTGTGGAAAGCACTTGTCGCCGCAGTAGCCGACTGCGTCCGGAACTCAGGTGTCCATCCCCGCGACATCGTTGCCATGTGCTGTGATGGCACCTCCTCGACAGTACTTGCTGTGGACGCGAATGGTGAGCCCCTAATGCCCGCCATACTGTGGATGGACTGCAGGGCAGTCTCGCAGGCGGAGAGAATCTCCTCGACCCGCCACCCGGTCCTAAGGTATGTTGGAGGCCGGGACTCCGTAGAATGGATGACTCCGAAAGCACTCTGGCTTCTGGAGAACGAGCCGGAGGTGTATGAGCAGGCCCATCGCGTGCTTGAGACAACCGACTGGTTTGTCTTCCAACTCACCGGAGAATGGACTGCTTCCCTGTGCAACACTACGTGCAAATGGAATTACGCAAGTCCGGATGGGGGCTGGTCCGTTGAATTCCTGGACGCGGTTGGGCTTTCTGGCGTGCTCGAGAAGTGGCCCTCCCGGGTTCTTCCCATGGGGGCAGAGGCCGGTCGCCTACTGCCTGAACCTGCCAATGAACTTGGCCTTGTGCCGGGAATCCCCGTTGCTGAGGGCGGGATCGACGCGCATGTGGGCATGGTTGGCCTTGGTGTGACTGAGCCAGGGTCGGCAGCGGTCATTCTTGGATCATCGGTGGTTCATCTTGCGCTGTCAGAGTCACCGGTCTTTGACCCGGGCATTTGGGGCCCTTATCCTGATGCGGTGATTCCTGGCCTGTGGCTGGTGGAAGGGGGACAGGTCTCCGCAGGGTCGATTCTTGCGTGGTTCAAGGACAATTTCGCGGCAGACATAGTAGCAGAGGCGCGCACGGCGGCCGTGAGCCCCTACAGCCTTCTCGACCGGCTTGCGGAGTCTACTCCGCCGGGCGCAGAAGGTCTGATAGTGCTCGACCATTTCCAGGGCAACCGCACT
This window harbors:
- a CDS encoding galactitol-1-phosphate 5-dehydrogenase, with product MEGSMWAARLHAPGNIVCEKVPIPVIGPDEVLVRVKAAGVCGSDHSRVMQTGTYSYPTTVGHEFAGDVVEVGPGVAGWTPGDRVTVIPLIPCGECPSCKLGKYHLCDSYDYFGSRRDGAFAEYVAVPTANLLRLPDSVDYETAAMTDPASVALHAVRKSGLSIGESVAVLGAGPIGAFAIQWAKIAGAGLVAATDVQEPKLILAKELGADVTVNARNEDPVAALHRVAPGGFSRVIEIAGSPAAQEQAIHIARKGGAVVYCGISHARLPLSESSVDVLMRREISIVGSWNSGFAPDESTNDWATSVHFFGQRALRALPLVTHRYALDQVKQAFAMAADRGSYFNKILFLP
- a CDS encoding FGGY-family carbohydrate kinase; translated protein: MGGVGRYVLGVDSGTQGVRAGLYSLDGECVSSGEREYGIAFPRPGWAEQDAREVWKALVAAVADCVRNSGVHPRDIVAMCCDGTSSTVLAVDANGEPLMPAILWMDCRAVSQAERISSTRHPVLRYVGGRDSVEWMTPKALWLLENEPEVYEQAHRVLETTDWFVFQLTGEWTASLCNTTCKWNYASPDGGWSVEFLDAVGLSGVLEKWPSRVLPMGAEAGRLLPEPANELGLVPGIPVAEGGIDAHVGMVGLGVTEPGSAAVILGSSVVHLALSESPVFDPGIWGPYPDAVIPGLWLVEGGQVSAGSILAWFKDNFAADIVAEARTAAVSPYSLLDRLAESTPPGAEGLIVLDHFQGNRTPLRDPFSRGAVWGLTLSHSKGHLVRAVYESLAFGTRHIFDTWSRAGFSVDHVCVSGGGTRSRVWLQTLAAVCKSPIHVPRDSQAGCLGCAICAAVAAGEYGSITEAAREMVHVASTVEPDPAAFEDYDFYYDKYLRTYEALRALMHEVANKQMSGRTE
- a CDS encoding DeoR/GlpR family DNA-binding transcription regulator, with product MVLAEQRRREIVQLARGNSFLSIASLSSRFGVSEMTIRRDLDWLSRTGRLHRVRGGAVISDDQLAEPAYSEKQRQSVDRKSAIARRAAELIRPDDALLLTTGTTIRLIAERMKNLQGITVVTNGIDIASELAPCTGIRTIILGGDVRRSYAVVGLAAERDLDAVHYVDKLFMGVDGISSSHGLTTHHPMEARLYHQMMKKANQVIVVADSSKVGKSTFSFINDVGEADLLITNADADASECERLRSLGLEIDSV
- a CDS encoding transposase; the protein is MTFGCIRWVQNKALGNREQLYQECGKGSTYNRDARLLTEWKREASWLSEVSAVPLQQALRHLQTAYNDFFAKRAGKLRFKRKKDVQSATFMRNAFRWDGENLRLAKTDEPLPIRWSRRFTGKPSSVTVTLDRAGRYHVSILVDEELQPLPPVKQTVGIDCGLQHAVIPSRGRPADNPRFFAKDERKLAKAQRQLARKQKGSGNHEKARLRVARIHARIADRRKDWLHKLTTQLIRENQVVCAESLAVKNMVRDHTLAKAIHDVGWGELVRQLEYKAKWYGRTLVEIDQWFPSSKLCHDCGYKLDSLPLFVREWICPACGVVHDRDQNAAHNVESEGLRLLNPSA